TCGCCTCCAGGGCCAGCTCGATGTCCTCGGCCGACACGTCCTTGTGCGTCACCATCCGCACCGTACCCGGCCCGAAGGTGAAGAATTTGACCCCGCTCTCCGCCAGGCGGGCGACGAACTCGTCCGGCGTGAAGCCCAAGGGCGCCGTCCGGACCATGACGATATTGGTCTCCACCCCGGGCACGTCCACCGCCCCGTCCCGCAGGGCGGCGATCCCCGATGCCAGCCGGCGGGCGTTCTCATGGTCGAGAGGGATCCGCTCCACCATCGTCTCCAGGCCCACCAGGGCGGCCGCCGCCAGGATGCCCACCTGGCGCATCCCGCCGCCCAGCAGCTTGCGGAACCGGCGAGCCTTGGCCACGAACGAAGCAGACCCAACCACCATCGACCCCACCGGGGCCGACAGCGCCTTCGAGAAAGCGAACATCAGCCCGTCGGTCAGCCGGCGGTACTCGGAGACCGGGACACCGGAGGCGGCAGAGGCGTTGAACAGGCGGGCGCCGTCCATGTAGACGGCTAGGCCGTGCTCGTCGGCGACCTTGCGCAGCGCCACCAGCTCGTCGATGGGGTAGACCGCCCCGCCCTCCTGGTTGTGGGTGTTCTCGACGGCCACCACCCGGGTCCGGGGCAGGTAATCCAGGGGCGCCCGGACCGCCTCAGCCACATCGGCGGGGTCCAGCACCCCCCGCCGGTCGGGCAGCCACCGGGGCTGCACTCCGCCGAAGGCCGAGATGGCCGCCCCTTCGTAGTGCAGGAAGTGGGCGTTGCGGGTGCACAGCACCTCGTCGCCCGGTTCGGTGAGGGACTTCAGCCCCACGAGGTTGGCCATCCGCCCGCTGGGCACGAACACCGACGCCTCGGCCCCGAAGAGCTGGTTCACCCGGGCCTCCAGCGCCTGGGCGGTGGGGTCCTCGCCCAGGAAGTCGTCGCCCACCTCGCAGGTCGCCATCGCCTGGCGCATGGCCTCGGTGGGCTTGGTGACGGTGTCGGACCGCAGATCGACCACCCGGTCCGTCGTCACGTGGACCGGGCGGGAAGACGTGTAGGCGACCACGAAAGGCAGTCTAGCGCCGGCCCTCGGCAACGAATCCCCGACGAACCTGACAGGCGCCCGCACGGCCCCCCAGACCTCAGCCCAGCAGCGGCAGCACCAATCCGCAGGCCGGCGCCTGGGCGTGCGCCGGGTCGAGGGCGTTGAGCACGTCCTGGGCCGCCACCGGGTCGGCGGCGAGGGCGATGTGGTCGGCCAGGTCGAGGGGGCACTGGTCCTGCACCACGATGTTGGTCACGTTCGGCCCGGTGAGCAGCCCGCTGGTGTACGGGGTCACTGCCTCATCCAGCCTCGTCACGATGTCGGTGAACGCCACGCCCGGCACCGCCGGGGCATCGGCGTCGAGCGCCCCCAGGAAGGCCGAGCCGGGCAGGAATTGCTGGCACGAGCCGCAGAACTGGCCCACCGCCCCCGCGGCGCCCGGGAAGGCCCCGGCCATCAACTGCGCCAGCGTGCCGATGCCGCTCAACGTCGTGCCGTGGAACACCGGCGCCAGCCCCACGTAGCGGGCCACCTTTGCCGCCCCGCCCAGGGCCTTCACGTAGTAGTACGGCATCGTGGCCCCCTCGGAGTGGCCGACGATGTCCACTTTCTGGGCGCCGGTGGCCGCCAGCACCCGGTCGATGAACCCGGCCAGCACCTGGGCGCTGGCATCCATGGGCTGCAGGCCGCCGATCTGGTCGATCCCGAGGCCGGGATCGGCGCCGTAGGTGAGCGCGAAGACGCAGTAGCCGTTGTCCGCCAGGAGGGGCGAGATCGTCTGCCAGTTCTCGGTCATGTTGGCCAGCAGGCCGTGGACCAGGACCACCGGATCGGGGTGCTCGGCGGTCGGGACGCACGACCAGTCGTTGGCCCCGGGCGGCGCCGCACCCGGCTGGGTGAGCTCGGCACGGAACCCGGCGGCAAGGCTGTAGACGACCGGGAAGCTGGGCGCAGCTGCCCGGGCCGACCCACCCGAGCCGGCCTGCGGCACCAGCACCGCCACCACGGCGACCACCAGCAGGAGCGCCACGAGGCCCACCTGCAGGCGGCCGGGCGAGCTCGCCAACCTGCGGGTCAGCCGCGGGACCGTCCACCGGGTGGGGCGGCCCGACTCCGGGTCCGGGCTCCAGGGGAATGGTTCCTTGCGCATACCCGACTCCTCCCTGGCTGATGTCTACACAAGGGAACGAGACATGACTTTATGTCATGGAGAGTCAGAACGCCAGTCGATGAGGCCAAACCCGTGGCC
This genomic stretch from Actinomycetota bacterium harbors:
- a CDS encoding GntG family PLP-dependent aldolase yields the protein MVAYTSSRPVHVTTDRVVDLRSDTVTKPTEAMRQAMATCEVGDDFLGEDPTAQALEARVNQLFGAEASVFVPSGRMANLVGLKSLTEPGDEVLCTRNAHFLHYEGAAISAFGGVQPRWLPDRRGVLDPADVAEAVRAPLDYLPRTRVVAVENTHNQEGGAVYPIDELVALRKVADEHGLAVYMDGARLFNASAASGVPVSEYRRLTDGLMFAFSKALSAPVGSMVVGSASFVAKARRFRKLLGGGMRQVGILAAAALVGLETMVERIPLDHENARRLASGIAALRDGAVDVPGVETNIVMVRTAPLGFTPDEFVARLAESGVKFFTFGPGTVRMVTHKDVSAEDIELALEAIGEVVR
- a CDS encoding alpha/beta fold hydrolase: MRKEPFPWSPDPESGRPTRWTVPRLTRRLASSPGRLQVGLVALLLVVAVVAVLVPQAGSGGSARAAAPSFPVVYSLAAGFRAELTQPGAAPPGANDWSCVPTAEHPDPVVLVHGLLANMTENWQTISPLLADNGYCVFALTYGADPGLGIDQIGGLQPMDASAQVLAGFIDRVLAATGAQKVDIVGHSEGATMPYYYVKALGGAAKVARYVGLAPVFHGTTLSGIGTLAQLMAGAFPGAAGAVGQFCGSCQQFLPGSAFLGALDADAPAVPGVAFTDIVTRLDEAVTPYTSGLLTGPNVTNIVVQDQCPLDLADHIALAADPVAAQDVLNALDPAHAQAPACGLVLPLLG